A stretch of Christensenellaceae bacterium DNA encodes these proteins:
- the rplT gene encoding 50S ribosomal protein L20 — protein MARVKRAVSSHKKRRKVFKLAKGYFGAKSKQYKSAKQAVMKSMNYAYTGRKLKKRDMRRLWIVRINAEARQNGLSYSRFMDGLKKSGIDLNRKVLADMAVNDKPAFKQLAETAKAKAQA, from the coding sequence ATGGCCAGAGTTAAAAGAGCAGTAAGTTCACATAAAAAACGCAGAAAAGTATTTAAGCTTGCAAAGGGTTACTTCGGAGCGAAGTCCAAGCAGTATAAGTCCGCGAAACAGGCGGTCATGAAGTCCATGAATTACGCCTACACAGGCAGGAAACTGAAAAAGCGCGATATGCGCCGCCTGTGGATTGTGCGTATCAACGCGGAAGCGCGTCAGAACGGCCTCAGCTATTCCCGATTTATGGACGGTCTTAAAAAGAGCGGGATCGACCTGAATAGGAAAGTACTGGCGGATATGGCGGTGAATGATAAACCTGCGTTCAAGCAGTTGGCGGAGACGGCCAAGGCGAAAGCACAGGCGTAA
- the infC gene encoding translation initiation factor IF-3, translating to MFRPRKERNERYTQEEITIANELFINEQIREPEVRVVAEDGSQLGVMSSQEAQRIADEADLDLVNISPKANPPVCKIMDYGKYRFEQNKRQKEAKKNQKVITLKEMRLSATIDKHDMEVKAKNVRKFLEAGDKVKISIRFRGRQLAHTEQGRAVMQLFLEMLGESAAVEKNAKMEGRSMFMILAPKA from the coding sequence ATGTTCCGTCCGCGAAAGGAGCGGAACGAACGCTATACGCAGGAGGAAATAACAATCGCAAACGAACTGTTCATCAATGAACAAATCAGAGAACCGGAAGTAAGGGTAGTTGCCGAAGATGGAAGCCAGCTGGGCGTGATGTCTTCGCAGGAAGCGCAAAGAATCGCCGACGAGGCAGATCTTGACCTGGTGAATATTTCGCCCAAGGCGAATCCGCCGGTATGCAAGATCATGGATTACGGCAAATACCGTTTTGAACAAAATAAGCGGCAGAAAGAAGCAAAGAAAAACCAGAAAGTGATTACCTTAAAGGAAATGCGTCTTTCCGCCACTATCGACAAGCACGATATGGAAGTTAAGGCAAAGAACGTCCGCAAGTTTTTGGAAGCGGGTGACAAGGTCAAGATTTCCATTCGTTTCCGTGGCAGGCAGCTGGCCCATACCGAACAGGGCAGAGCGGTCATGCAGTTGTTTCTGGAAATGTTGGGAGAGAGTGCTGCTGTCGAAAAGAATGCCAAAATGGAAGGCAGAAGCATGTTTATGATCCTTGCCCCCAAAGCATAA
- the rpmI gene encoding 50S ribosomal protein L35 — protein sequence MPKMKTHRGAAKRFSVTKSGRVKRAKAYKSHILNKKSSKRKRNLRKGTYICAAEEKNVKVLIPYK from the coding sequence ATGCCTAAGATGAAGACACACAGAGGCGCGGCGAAAAGATTCAGCGTGACGAAATCGGGTAGAGTGAAAAGGGCAAAAGCGTACAAAAGCCACATATTGAATAAGAAGAGCTCAAAGAGGAAGAGAAATCTCCGCAAGGGTACTTATATTTGTGCGGCCGAAGAGAAGAACGTCAAGGTTCTGATCCCGTACAAGTAA
- the pheS gene encoding phenylalanine--tRNA ligase alpha subunit has translation MSNDEIVKQAESEIGAATSSGQLNDIRVKYLGKKGEITMLMKQMGTLKPEERPAFGQAVNAARGRVEQTLLAAAERIAEKESAEKLEAERVDITLPGKAQKLGALHPLTQVYYEVRDIFLSMGFDVNEGPEIELDKYNFEMLNIPKDHPARDMQDTFYVSDDVVLRTHTSPVQVRTMLRQKPPIRMVCPGRVFRTDDVDATHSPVFMQMEGLVVGKNIRFSDLKGTINTFIRNFYGENVKTKFRPGFFPFTEPSAEVDVTCQVCGGKGCGACKGAGMIEVLGCGLVNPVVLQNCGLNPDEYSGFAFGLGIDRLANTKYGITDIRLLYENDARFLRQFV, from the coding sequence ATGTCAAACGACGAAATTGTGAAGCAGGCGGAAAGTGAAATCGGCGCGGCGACATCGAGCGGGCAGCTTAATGACATCCGTGTGAAATACCTTGGCAAAAAAGGCGAGATCACAATGCTGATGAAGCAGATGGGAACGCTTAAGCCGGAGGAACGTCCGGCATTTGGACAAGCCGTAAATGCGGCGCGGGGACGCGTGGAACAGACGCTTTTAGCGGCTGCGGAAAGAATCGCGGAAAAGGAAAGCGCGGAGAAACTTGAGGCGGAGCGCGTAGATATTACGCTGCCCGGCAAAGCGCAGAAACTGGGCGCGCTTCATCCGCTGACGCAGGTATATTACGAGGTGCGCGATATTTTCCTGAGCATGGGCTTTGATGTCAACGAAGGACCGGAGATCGAACTCGATAAATATAATTTTGAGATGCTGAACATTCCCAAGGACCATCCCGCGCGCGATATGCAGGATACGTTTTACGTGAGCGACGACGTGGTTCTAAGGACGCATACCTCGCCCGTACAGGTGCGCACTATGCTCAGGCAAAAACCGCCTATCCGTATGGTGTGTCCGGGACGCGTGTTCCGTACGGACGACGTAGACGCGACGCATTCGCCGGTTTTCATGCAGATGGAAGGTCTCGTTGTAGGCAAAAACATCCGCTTTTCGGATTTGAAAGGAACGATCAATACCTTTATCCGCAATTTCTATGGCGAGAATGTAAAGACAAAATTCCGCCCGGGATTTTTCCCGTTCACAGAGCCGTCGGCAGAGGTCGACGTGACGTGCCAAGTGTGCGGCGGCAAAGGATGCGGCGCCTGCAAGGGCGCGGGCATGATCGAAGTTTTGGGATGCGGCCTTGTCAATCCGGTCGTGCTGCAAAATTGCGGCCTCAATCCTGACGAATATTCCGGCTTTGCCTTTGGATTGGGCATCGACCGACTGGCAAATACCAAGTACGGGATTACGGATATACGGTTACTCTATGAAAATGACGCGCGTTTTCTGCGCCAATTCGTATAA
- a CDS encoding 23S rRNA methyltransferase, protein MKEIKSHSNEYIKLLKSLKKKKARDEAGKYIVEGFKTIEEAVRAGQEVECILTAEPLSAVAGFARSHNVKIVSVPYDILQQVADTKTPPNDIACIVKQENLPDYGGRFYVAMDDVNDPKNLGTIIRTADAAGADGVFISDTSADFYGPKAQRAAMGSTFHIPIEVCNLKHALKKLKEAGVSIVAGSLQGNYELAPCPQKACVVIGNEARGISREVQELADTLYKIRIYGQAESLNASVAAGIMLYDVRKVIGK, encoded by the coding sequence ATGAAAGAAATCAAGAGCCATTCCAATGAATATATCAAGCTTCTGAAGTCGCTGAAAAAAAAGAAAGCGCGCGACGAGGCAGGGAAATATATCGTTGAGGGATTTAAAACGATCGAAGAAGCGGTGCGTGCAGGCCAGGAAGTGGAATGTATCCTGACGGCCGAGCCTCTTAGCGCGGTTGCCGGCTTTGCGCGCAGTCATAACGTAAAAATTGTATCGGTACCATACGATATTTTGCAGCAGGTGGCAGATACAAAAACGCCGCCGAATGACATCGCATGCATCGTAAAACAGGAGAATCTGCCGGATTACGGCGGACGTTTTTATGTCGCGATGGATGATGTGAACGATCCGAAAAATCTGGGAACCATTATACGTACCGCAGATGCGGCGGGAGCCGACGGGGTATTTATTTCCGATACCAGCGCGGATTTTTACGGGCCAAAGGCGCAGCGCGCCGCTATGGGAAGCACCTTTCATATCCCGATTGAGGTATGCAATTTAAAGCATGCCTTAAAAAAACTGAAAGAGGCGGGAGTGAGCATAGTGGCGGGAAGTCTTCAGGGAAACTACGAGCTTGCGCCATGTCCTCAAAAGGCATGCGTAGTCATCGGAAACGAGGCGCGCGGAATTTCGCGGGAAGTGCAGGAATTGGCGGATACCCTGTATAAAATACGTATTTACGGACAGGCGGAAAGCTTGAACGCCAGCGTTGCCGCAGGTATAATGTTATATGACGTGCGCAAGGTAATAGGAAAGTGA